The Populus alba chromosome 13, ASM523922v2, whole genome shotgun sequence genome contains the following window.
CATCCTTTCTTGCATACTCTTACTTacttgcaaaatattttctctttgctCTTAATAGCCTTGAGGTTGTCTTAACAAAAGTTGACCAATTAGGATACATCTCATCTGCTAAATAGTATCCCATTGTATATTCATgctcattaattttataattgacAAGAGTAGTATAACCTTCAGCAAGTGCAACGAAGATAGGTGACCGATCAAgaacattaatatcatttaatgatCCAGACATTCCAAAGATCTTGTGAAGCCACCGCCTCTAGAATTATAGTTGGTTCATAACAATGACTAGTATACATCCCAAATCATGCAATTGGGCATTTCTCCCATTTCCAATGCATACAGTCAATGCTCCCTAACATCCCTTGAAATCTACGCTGCTCTCCAATTGATAATAATCGATAAATATTGGCCTCGTTTGGTGCCCTTAGATACCAATCACCAAAAACTTCTACGATTGCTTTGACGAAGGCTCGAAGATTTTCTATCGCAGTGCTTTTTCCAATTTGAAGATATTCATCAGTAAGATCTACAAGAATACCATATACAAGTATTCTGTGAGCTGCAATTACCTTTTGAAGGCAAGATAATCCAAGAACACCAAGAGCatctatattttgtttgaaatatgaATTATGAGCTTCCACTGCATTTGCGATCCGAAGAAAAAGACGACGACTCATCCTAAATCTTCTTCAAAATTGAGTTTCAGTGAATTTAGGATTTTcagcaaaataatcattatataaccTTAACTCACCTTTCTTTCATTACGATTGACAATATTGTGACCAAGAATAAAGCCACGATACCCTATTCTTCACCCTTGATTATTCGATTCTTCTTCAGCAACCATAGCAGTAGCAACTTGAAAAGCAAACAAAGAAgtgtcatcatcaaaatcaaaagtatcataaaaattcaaattagaatgattcatgatgaattttaatgaaatatatttttgattggagagaaaaaaatgaaatgatgagaaaaaatgttaaggtatatgagaatatttatagatggattattttttcaaaatttgaaatcttagaatgttgacatttatttttttaaatttgaaattttaaaatttaaaatattggcggtcattttttcaaaattttaaaattttaaaattttaaatggtgGTGGTcattttttcaaagcatgaatttaaaaaaaattgaaaatcaaaatttaaaatttggcggtttttttcaaagtttgaatttgaatttacttttaaaaaattaaatttttaacagtaacatataaaactgaaaattaaaaatattgatataaataaattttaagtttaattttaaattatatcttttaactttcatattacttcattaatttaacatgaaatatattaaaatataattagcttttctaaatagctttttaccattggaatgcacataataaaaaaagttatatttatactatttaaggAACTTTGTGCCTCCTCACAAGTCCTAATGGCTCAATTCAAAGACATTTTAGTATCAACCCAGATATACACTCTATTAAAAAGTGAGTAAAAAATAGAACTTTCCAACCTGACATAATCATATAACCTTCCTTTTACACTAGTTTGTAGATCGATATTAGATTTTCTCTAGGTCAAAACGCTAACTAAGACCTATTTAAAGATAATAATGGCATTAGTTTAACTAATAATAGCATTAGTTGAGGATAGAGCCATAGCTTTAGGACCATTTATTCTCAGTTATGTAAACAagacattaaataaatatcggGTTGAAGTTTATTTacacctaaaataaaaatacatttgtcAAACATAAAGAATAATGATTGTTCATGATAAAATAAGGGAAGAAAGTTGAAGTCGATTGTGAATCAATAGAATTTACCAAGTTGGAAGAGTCATTGATTAACTAGAAAAGTTAAAAGAGTAGTCGAACAATCAACCAAGCAACCAGAACTTATTTTCAATAAAGAGAAAGTAATTAATTGATAGAGTTTAAATATGTGTGGATAAACTAAATATACAATTCTATTTAGAGTGAAGTCCTCaacataataattaatcaaaattcaaagattAGCCTAGGaatcattaaactttcaattgaaaagagttttgtttgtattaggatttaataaacatatttatttgatattgataTTTGTATGGAATTAGAATTACCTATGTAAATAAGATTCAAactctataaaaatataaatgggGCCATATACTACTATAAATAATGGTCAACTCTACATATCCAATTTctactatttaatttatttattcttttcaccatatagtttttcttgttttgatttatattttttctttgtcatttaGTATATTTAAACTCCTACAATTTATTTCCCTAAACTCTTATTCTTTTTACATGATTGTGCTTCTTGGAAGAGACATCCCTTTCTTAGAGTTTGAGGTCTAGAATCCTAGTTCTTGATTAATTAAGGtagtttttttcatattatagtTAAATTCTAAGTAAAAATCAATTGGCAATATATAGATTGACATGTCTagtaagataatatttaatatatattctagAAATCAATGAATTtatctttaaagaaaaacatacaTAAAATCATCTTTATTGCACTAGATAAATAGTTAATACAAGCAATGAAGAAgcgttattattaatttatttatttttgcatgaaGAGCTTGATAATCCACCATCTTCATATATTCCCATCATATCAACCATTTTTACATGTTTCTAAAGACAAGTTTTCATCATTAAAACACATAATTGTGTCTAGACACATCTTTAATATCCCTATATAGTCGTTTATATTTCCATCAATACGGATGAGGTTAACCCACCTATCATAGCTtactaaacaaaaatattcaatagTAAAATTTTATATGTGATCCTTTTTCAGCATAATTATATGTTCTTATGATGgttgtttttcttgtgtttgttccATCTATGTCATATTTATATTGAACatagaatcaaatcaaattggtAAAGAGGCAATATGgtttgaaaacaaaacacaaagcaaTTAAACAAAGATatgtctaaaaaatatataagaaagaaTTTGCAAATCACCTTTAAATAATATAGgattgattttgaaataaaagaagaagaaataaaatcaacttgcattaatttaaattcatatcTATAGAACTTAtacatgagagagagagagagagagagagagagagagagagagagagagagagagagagagagagagagcaatgaCTTGAAACAAGCAAACTGGTGATAGTTTAGTTTAAGGAGTTAAATTCACAAACAACTTGTTTAAAATAAGCAAAAACAATTCAACAACTAATTTATTAATCATTTGAAATGAACAGGGCTAAGCTAGGAAtgacttaaaaataattcaaaactctacttgaaaaaaaatagaacaatttaatgatgaattaaaaaaatcatttgaaaaccCTACACGACAATTTAAGACCTTGcttaaaagaaagaaggaataattttataacaaataacTTTGTACAATAATGAACAAGATCAGGTTAACAACGAccataaaaatagttaaaaactcttcttgaaaaacaagaaagaacatTTCAGCAAtgaattaaaatcatttaaaaactctgctaaaaaataaacatgaccAGGTcattaacaatcataaaaatagttCAGAACTCtacttgaaaaaaagagagaacattttagcaatgacatgaaaaatcattttaaaaaactcatgtaCAACGTGGAGAATCAAATCGAGAATGATTTCAGAAaccatttaaataattttctcataacaaggaaaaatcaaattgataacaatttaagaaataattttaaggaACCCTTATGCATCGAGGAAAATCATATTTGTAATGATCTGGGAAATCATTTCaatgaaatcaacaaaaaataaatttcacagtaaaaaaaaatctttacatcctaaataaatcaaataaattctaaaacctTCCTCCTACTTTCTTTGCAAAATTATTAACCACTAATCTTACATCACTCTAACAAGCTCCTCGAAAACATTATACCCTTCAGGTATCACATAATGGTATGACCACAAcacttcaatattaaataaaattacaaaagaacACGATGAAAATTacctaaataattataaatgaattttagaaGGAGACAAACATACTAGAAATGAGAACTAGAGTAGGCATGAGAGCTTACATGCAATGACAAATGGACTCGGTGGAGGCGTTTGACCGCACTTGTCGATGTTTATTGGTGTGTGTGTTTAGGCTGAACATATGCCTCTTGACCTCTTCAACCATCAATGAAGGTGGTGTCAATCATCGCCAATTGATGAGGAAGATCGAGATGTATCTttatcatttccttttttattcttttagccAAAGTTGTTGCTACTAGCGATGATTACAGCTAGGGGTGTTCATGGATATAGCTAGGTCGGGTTtagatctaaaattatattcaacCCATCTTCTGATATTTTACAACTTGTAAACTTgacccatttgttttttttttattcaagcgGGTTGGATATATTAGGTTaggctaatttattttttatataaaatattacaaatattcaCATGTTaggctaatttttttatattaggttaggctaatttattatttttatatcaatattaaaaatattcataggttaggctaatttttttataagcatTACAAATATTCACGgcttatattaataattttcatgGGTTTGCATTTAGAGGTAGACCCACAATATGAACTATATGTGTCATAACACTTCTAATGTTAGGTCTAATTTTCATGTCTTCACTACCATTAAATTCTAGTTACTCACCTCTCCTTTTgcaaaaagataattttttttttttgttaccttaaaaaaatctaatagaaaatccactaataaaaattttagaaccaaaatatttttgaataaaataaaaataaatgtttaatccataaactatcaaatattaaaattaaaggagTATAAAATATACGGGTTAGCTCAGATTGCGCAAGTTTTTAAAATCTCGACTCATGATAtctattttatgaatttttttactcactatcatttataatattttattttaattgggtcagataatataaatattacaaatttattgatttattaagcTATTGTGTAGATGAGGAGACAAGAGATTCCCTGTAACTCAAGTTGCTTTGTCACTAGCGAGGAAAACATGGATTGT
Protein-coding sequences here:
- the LOC118040608 gene encoding uncharacterized protein, whose amino-acid sequence is MSRRLFLRIANAVEAHNSYFKQNIDALGVLGLSCLQKVIAAHRILVYGILVDLTDEYLQIGKSTAIENLRAFVKAIVEVFGDWYLRAPNEANIYRLLSIGEQRRFQGMLGSIDCMHWKWEKCPIA